The following are encoded together in the Xiphophorus hellerii strain 12219 chromosome 3, Xiphophorus_hellerii-4.1, whole genome shotgun sequence genome:
- the LOC116716920 gene encoding zinc finger protein 135, with the protein MDKDKSSDNHAQCSWMEMHQYISDLLSSGNQSKNSPDVRNAAWGTTAVAVAAGAPFGLKASSLQPLQPLQPAQERREAAPGRPVHAGATHRRGEARDRAEGLDEHHACTCPGCPFFSASSSFETLTSRQSLSSSLLAQASCQPKDLSMNLCSPDTTGAATEQESRPSDRPQTNDADRGTRSQNQNLDTPLKPSAGSLAPLSMFPCFCCHRGVQTCAHLMNSQESADSPFSHTHAHHHFHHHHCPISSCVPCPQLAHSAQLSAAIPCLSCRCSLPTCPQVCRHQHREAQQQQQEERGRPLLSLHPCMHCPASFSRPSQLLQHQRSEHAHKQPGFLCTECGRAFNSHSNLRIHLNVHTGARPYSCTDCGKSFSQSGALKIHKRIHTGERPYSCDFCGRGFPHLAGVRAHLRTHTGEKPYSCSLCGKCFTQSGALKIHTRIHTGERPFVCSLCGRGFSNRSGIRFHYRTVHCLSAEHDGETRPKPTGCSPGRPRTLPSTSGGPVTDRASASDPLSSTELIPTNHRRIPTSGNESRSPAEGAGSSREELPYACEDCGLRFKDAPTRNRHQTLAHYSHDSRVEEENRGQRSENVQNQNE; encoded by the exons ATGGACAAAGACAAGAGCAGCGATAAT CATGCCCAGTGCTCCTGGATGGAGATGCACCAGTACATCAGTGATCTGCTCTCATCTGGAAACCAGTCCAAAAACTCGCCAGATGTGAGAAACGCGGCATGGGGGACGACAGCTGTGGCTGTTGCTGCTGGCGCGCCTTTCGGACTCAAAGCGTCCTCGCTGCAACCCCTTCAGCCTCTGCAGCCAGCCCaggagaggagagaggcagCCCCGGGCAGACCGGTCCATGCGGGGGCAACACACAGGAGGGGAGAGGCCAGAGACAGAGCAGAAG GTTTGGATGAGCATCATGCCTGCACCTGCCCCGGCTGTCCTTTCTTTAGCGCCTCATCCTCCTTTGAAACTTTAACATCCCGACAGTCGCTGTCCTCATCTCTATTAGCTCAAGCTTCATGCCAGCCCAAAGACCTGAGCATGAACCTGTGCTCTCCAGACACCACCGGCGCCGCGACCGAGCAGGAGTCCAGGCCGTCCGACCGACCACAGACCAACGATGCGGACAGAGGGACCCGGAGCCAGAACCAAAACCTCGACACTCCCTTAAAACCCTCAGCAGGCTCTTTGGCTCCTCTCTCCATGTTTCCCTGCTTCTGTTGCCACCGAGGAGTACAAACCTGCGCTCACCTCATGAACAGTCAGGAAAGCGCCGACTCCCCCTTTTCCCACACCCACGCCCACCATCACTTCCATCACCACCACTGCCCCATATCGTCGTGCGTTCCCTGCCCTCAGCTGGCCCACTCTGCACAGCTGTCTGCTGCCATTCCCTGCCTGTCCTGCCGATGCTCGCTTCCCACCTGTCCTCAGGTCTGCCGCCATCAGCACAGAGaagcccagcagcagcagcaagaggAACGAGGAAGACCCCTTCTGTCTCTGCATCCCTGCATGCACTGCCCCGCCTCTTTTTCCAGACCctctcagctgctgcagcaccagCGCTCCGAGCACGCCCATAAGCAGCCAGGCTTCCTCTGCACGGAGTGCGGCCGAGCCTTCAACTCGCACAGCAACCTCCGCATTCACCTGAACGTGCACACCGGCGCCCGGCCCTACTCCTGCACTGACTGCGGGAAGAGTTTCAGCCAGTCAGGAGCTCTGAAGATCCACAagaggattcacacaggtgaaagaCCGTATTCCTGTGACTTTTGCGGCAGGGGGTTTCCCCATCTGGCGGGGGTGCGGGCCCACCTGCGGACTCACACAGGGGAGAAGCCCTACAGCTGTTCCCTGTGTGGGAAGTGCTTCACCCAGTCAGGAGCTCTTAAGATCCACACCCGCATCCACACAGGAGAGAGGCCCTTCGTCTGCAGCCTCTGTGGGAGGGGCTTTTCCAATCGCTCCGGGATCCGCTTCCACTATCGCACAGTCCACTGCCTGTCAGCTGAACACGACGGGGAGACGAGACCCAAACCAACGGGATGCTCTCCGGGCCGTCCAAGAACTCTGCCTTCGACCAGCGGTGGGCCTGTGACTGACAGGGCTTCAGCTTCAGATCCTCTCAGTTCCACAGAACTGATCCCTACTAACCATAGGAGGATCCCAACTAGTGGAAATGAGAGCAGGTCACCAGCAGAAGGAGcgggcagcagcagagaggagtTGCCCTATGCCTGCGAGGATTGCGGACTGCGTTTTAAAGACGCCCCGACCAGGAATCGACATCAGACCCTGGCGCACTACTCGCACGACAGCCGGGTGGAGGAGGAGAATCGGGGACAAAGGagtgaaaatgttcagaatCAAAACGAATGA